In the genome of Arachis hypogaea cultivar Tifrunner chromosome 9, arahy.Tifrunner.gnm2.J5K5, whole genome shotgun sequence, the window atatatatttcatttcatacattaaaaaaaagttaacaaaatatttaattacgagacttctttcaAATAtaaatgagctatcaattcgaattccatacaatattcttttgtccatttttaatagcttatgaatattttttaataaattttttaaataaatttatttaaattatacgacaaaaaatattttattctatgcaaagtaattaaaaaatggcttaaaaaatgttaggagtactataaaaatttgtaatgttctagtgacttaggtaaatacatgcatgtacttaaattttaagtaaaatactctacatagtcaataataatttagaaatgaaagaaaatattttatttcagacaaaacaattaaaaaatatcttttattctatacaaaatcattttaaaaaaatgaattaaaagatgttatgagtactataaaagtttgtaatattctagtgatttaggtaaatacatgataaaaatatatggGTAAAAAACCCAAATGAGCCAAGCACCGCTCAATATAACCTAAATCAGTCAAATCAAACATTTATACCTGAATCCGCCAGGAACAATTTTAATATAAGTCGAATCAATAAGATTTGAATTAATTTAACACGTAATTCGAATTGAATAAATTCGAACTACTCTCACAAACAACTACAAGCTAATTCGAATCAATTCAGATCGAATTAAGCATGCAATCCACCCTAGTAATTCGAAACAAATAATTTCGAATTATAAAAGTGTAATTCGAGTGATGTTAACTCGAATTACATGGAGAAGAACACGAGAGAGAGGTTCGAATCTAATTGATTCGAATTAGGTGAAATTCGTGTtgcatagtaattcgaatcaagttgattcgaattacaaggggttcggctatataaggagttcggaccaagttcattcgaatcactttttcattctccaaccccaccaaatcccagagaaaacgaccaaTATTCGGTCCGAGTAAGACCAGAGCGGCATTTTTAGTCGATGGGGGACGATCCAGGCAGGctttatcgtttggatggagttgCGCATATCACCGGTGTGATCAACGATGAGGTTAGTGGTTTATGATGTTGCGCTGTTGATTGTGTTTTTTATTAGTGGTTGATGAAAGCGGCTTATGATAATGGTATTTGTAAATGGTTTTTGATAATGGTTTATGTTACTGTTagtggtttaggatagtggtttaggatagtggtgtaggctagtggtttttgttaatggtttctTATAGCGGTTTATTTTAGTGTTGGCGGTTTAAGTAAGTGGTTTAGGCCAGTGGTTTTTGTTAGAAGATTTTGTAATGGTTTTTTGTAAGCGGTTTTCGTGAATGGTTTTGGATGGTGGTTTTAGTGATGGTTAGCGGTTAAGGGTAGTGGTTTAGGTTGGTGGTTTAGGCTAGTGGACCATGTTAATGGTTTTTTATAGCGGTTTATTTTAGTGTTAGCGGTTTTTAGCAAGTGGTTTTAGTGAATGGTTTTGGATAGTGGTTTTAGTGAATGGTTTTGGATAGTGGTTTTAGTGAATGGTTTTGGATAGTGGTTTTAGTGAATGGTTTTGTATAGTGgttttagtgaaatttttttttgtaagcgGTTTTTGAGAATGGTTTTGGATAGTGGTTTTAGTCatgggtttaggtttagggtagTTGTTTATGATAGGggtttttagttattaaattgttTTTGATAATTGTCTTTGATAATGGTTTTTGTGTATAATATGTTGGTCGCTAGTTTCATATATGTTATGTTGAAGCATTTATTTACTGCATCCCTATGAAATATATTGTTGATGTTACTGGTTTGTGCATGTATTCTAATTATGCGGTTTATGTGCTGGCCAGCCTCATCGTTGCATATCCAGCGTTAGGCGGCAGCAGGGGATGCGTCTTGATGAGaggtacgttccgtacttgcagatggccggattgtaccatcttgcgagactgaaCGACAGATGGTTCCGACTAGACGAGCCCCTAGTCAGTGCATTCGTCGAGAGGTGGCGGCctgagacgcacaccttccaCATGCCGTTCGGTGAGTGCACCATCACGCTTCAGGACGTCGCATACCAGCTGGGGTTGCCAGTGGACGGAGATTACGTTAGTGGTTGCCTGACAGACTTCCACCTTTACATTGAGGGTGGGAGGCCAGCTTGGCAGTGGTTCCATGAGTTGCTCGGTGTTGTACCTCCCGAGAACCAGGTGCAGAAATTCGCAGTTAACTGCACCTGGTTTCAGGAGACCTTTGGAGAGTGTCCAGACGGGGCTGATGAGGAGACAGTTAGGCGCTTTGCCTGTGCCTATGTCATgttgttatatttatattatgtaccTTCTTTGTTGGTTATCAGTGTTATGTTATGTACTTTGTCGTTATTTACTTTGATGTTTTGTTATGTACTTTGATGTTATGTTATGTTATGTATTTTGATGTTATTTACTCTGATGTTAATTTATGTACTTTGATGTTATGTTATGTATTATCGGTCATGATAGTgttgtttattttagttattaaattccTTTTTTAGAAAGACATTCAACATACATATGTGGTACGAATAACAAGATTCATGACTTATAGAATTCAACTTAGTTCCAAGGAGTACAATGGTTGCTAATTGAAGTAAAATACATATGCTGATAAGTAAGAAATAAAAACAGACAAACCAAATCTCCTATTAATTCCCAGCAATCCCGCTTGGGCCTGCGGCTTGTGGACAACTACGACGGGTGTGTCCTGGCTGCCTGCAGAGGCCACACCTCTTTGGGCGGTTCGGATCTGCATCATCCATGTTGGTGCGAATCGTGTGGACCTAGGACGACCTTCCCTCGCACGCCTCATATTCGGATCCGGTATAACGGTAGGCCCGGCATAaggtggccagaaaccctccggAATGAGAGGTGTAAATCCCATCTGATAGACACCGAAAACGGAACTAAGCCGATATACCTGGTGGACATAAGGCTGCCACGTAAGACGTGAATAAGCACAGCAAGCCAGTGTGTGAGgacacgggaaatgaagtgcTTGGAAGTATCCACAATCACAAGTCTTAGACCCGAGTGAGACCCTGTACGTACCAAGTGAGAATGAACCTGTCGGAGTTGTCTCAGCCACGGTGTACTCCGAGTTATCCCTGTCGTAAacagtcaccgtgaagcacctggctGTCTTCAGGTTGGCCTCGATACACTTTACTAGGtattgactgaattgttgtccagTACCCATCTGAGCCTCGGCCTCCCTACCCTTACGGACAAATAGCTCAGCAAGCCTTCCGTATGTGGCCTTCACCAGCGAGCAAACAGGGAGGTTTCTTACCCCCTTCAGGATTGAGTTGACACACTCCGAAATATTTGTCGTCATGTGCCCGAATCTCCGACCCTCATCACAGTACTGTGTCCACAACGAATACTCAATTCGGTTCGCCCAGTCACACATTGCCTGATTCTCAGAGCGCAGAATGTCAAACCAGTAGTCGAACTCCACTTCGGTCTTCGCATATGCAGCGTTAACGAGAAGCCTCCGGGCATCTTTTCCCTTGAACGTCAGTGCAAAATTCGCTGCAACGTGTCGAATGCAGAACGCCCGGTATGCAGCTGGGGGTAGCCATCCCCCATCCGGAGCCTCAAGGGatgccttgatgccgttatgcctatctgaaataacTAACAGACCCGGCTGAGGTGTGACGTGCTCATGGAGgtgggaaagaaagaaagaccaTGACTCTGCATTCTCACCCTCAACTAGTGCAAATGCCACGGGGAGTATGTTGGAGTttccgtcctgtgcaatcgcgactAGCAACGTTCCCCCGTACTTCCCATAtagatgggtgccgtcaatactcaccaacggcttgcaatgacggaatgcctcgatacaAGGGGGGAAAGTCCAGAACAGCCTATGAAAATAAGCCTGAGACTCGTCAAGCTGTCCCCCAACTCGAACAGGGCAAGTCCTGAGGACGGCTACTGTGCCAGGCATTGTCAGCTGAACTCCTAAAACCCACCTAgggagctcgttgtacgactcGTCCCAGTCCCCATATATGACGGCaacggccttctgcttcgccatccatacCCTCCTGTACGTTGGCCTGAACCCAAAGTGTGCGGCCGTGGCATTTTGAAGCACCTTGATATTGACAGCggcatcagccctaaccatcgGCATAATGAATGTGGCTATCACATGGTAGTCCAGACTCCTATGGTCGCTGGAGATGGAGGTGGCGAGACAGGTATGCGGTCCGTTGTACCGCTTCACTTCCCAGATACCCTTCCGCTGTCGGAGACTCAACCTAATcagccatgtgcacccattcccaaactcagaacactttccCACATACATGCGGTAGTCTGACTCAACGACCTTGTACTGGACCCCTCGGCGGATGCTGTACGTCTTCACACTCAACagcgcctcatctttatcctgaaattgttGGCCAACCTGGAACTCGGTCATACCGGCAGACCCCTTGGTATCTCTAGCCCCAAATCCACAGGCCTGCACAGCATTTTCGTCCTGCCGCATGGCATCCAAGTCTAACACGGAAAAATggggtggatactgctgtgtgccagaactagaTCTACCTGTAGCCCTTCTCGGACCAGTAGTTCCAAGATCATCGCCGCTATCATCAGtgatcatatccggctcgacgtcaTCGTCATCTGGATCATCAAACAAACCATCACCAACACCGGCCGGTGTAGGACAATGCACTTCGGTGGGAAGATGTTCCCCAAATCGAACCTCGTCTCCAATATTGCCGCTCAGATCCACGGCAAACGAAGGGGAGGCAACAGGATGCATCAGTGGATCATACACAGGaacagaggatgaagcaaccgCAGGTCTCGAGCTCGAGCCGGCAACCGCGGCTAATGACTTAAGAGTATAATTCGAATCGATTttattcgaattatataaaaaattgttcTGGTTGAATGGTGTCTAGGATTTCATTTTGGCTGATTTACGTAAACGTTTCACTCCTATGGCTTAAACACGTTTTTTGcccaaaatatattttctttaatttctaaaatt includes:
- the LOC112709463 gene encoding uncharacterized protein gives rise to the protein MHPVASPSFAVDLSGNIGDEVRFGEHLPTEVHCPTPAGVGDGLFDDPDDDDVEPDMITDDSGDDLGTTGPRRATGRSSSGTQQYPPHFSVLDLDAMRQDENAVQACGFGARDTKGSAGMTEFQVGQQFQDKDEALLSVKTYSIRRGVQYKVVESDYRMYVGKCSEFGNGCTWLIRLSLRQRKGIWEVKRYNGPHTCLATSISSDHRSLDYHVIATFIMPMVRADAAVNIKVLQNATAAHFGFRPTYRRVWMAKQKAVAVIYGDWDESYNELPRWVLGVQLTMPGTVAVLRTCPVRVGGQLDESQYGGTLLVAIAQDGNSNILPVAFALVEGENAESWSFFLSHLHEHVTPQPGLLVISDRHNGIKASLEAPDGGWLPPAAYRAFCIRHVAANFALTFKGKDARRLLVNAAYAKTEVEFDYWFDILRSENQAMCDWANRIEYSLWTQYCDEGRRFGHMTTNISECVNSILKGVRNLPVCSLVKATYGRLAELFVRKGREAEAQMGTGQQFSQYLVKCIEANLKTARCFTVTVYDRDNSEYTVAETTPTGSFSLGTYRVSLGSKTCDCGYFQALHFPCPHTLACCAYSRLTWQPYVHQVYRLSSVFGVYQMGFTPLIPEGFWPPYAGPTVIPDPNMRRAREGRPRSTRFAPTWMMQIRTAQRGVASAGSQDTPVVVVHKPQAQAGLLGINRRFGLSVFISYLSAYVFYFN